The Malus sylvestris chromosome 14, drMalSylv7.2, whole genome shotgun sequence genome segment ATTGATTCGAAAATGAAGGCTGAGCAATTAGATCAATCTTCTCTCCCAGGATCAGACCCAAGCCTGAGCAATTCGGAGGTGACATCGACAACCAATCCTAAGCCTTCTCCAGATTCCGAGTCCCAGAATTTTATTGCCACGCAGAAAAGAGTTTCACCTCCCTATAAGGATATAGATGTTTCTGCTGAAGATTCCACCGATTCAAAAGTGATTTCAACAGTCAGTCCTAATCCTTCTCCAGATTCTAAATCACGGAAACTTAATCATTCTGGTGTCATGGAGAAAAGAGCTTTATCatcaaaaaggaaagaaaatgtcTCTTCAAAAACGGTTTTAACTCCCATTAAGGAGATTGAAGTTTCTATGGAAGGTTCCATCGGTTCAAAGGTGAAGCGTGAGCAAGTAGAGTCATCTTCTTGCACAGGACAAGGTTCAAGTAATCAAGGAAAGAGTGGAACTAGAAAAGGCAAGGAAATACCCGAAGGTTTGAGCAGCAGTGTCAATAGAAAAAACAGAAGCAAACCACCGAGGACTCCTGTATTGGTTGAGAAAAAGATGTTAGAGCCTGAAACTGTTTCTTTGACTTACAAACACCCCGTCAAGAGAGTCTGCGATGAAAATGCTGGAAGCTTTAAGAACCTTAAAGGGTTGTCGCATATGAAAGATCAAAACGGTCCCCGAAAAGTTGAACCTGAGGGACCCTGCAATAAGGATGTTCCAGAAAAGATTTTGTATGTCATGGAGTCTAATACTGAGAATAGTACTATCGAACCAACTCCAAATGGTGCCGATGCACCTAAGTTATCATCGTCGTCACATCAATCCTCGGAAGTCAAAAGCTCGAGACAAGCTAGGAAGGGAGTTGGTACCACTCGAGCACCTACATCCTCTatgaagaaaaacttgaaacgCACTGCAAATGGAGGTTATGGTCGTTCACCTACTGTTCCATCCCCTAAAAACAAAGGCTTGAGGCGTAGTACTCGAAGACCTTTATCTTCATCGTCATCCTTATCATCATCATCCTTATCATCATCATCCGTGTCCGCATCCCCAGCCAAGTCCactcataaaaaagaaaatggctCCACCTCTCAACGCAAAGCAATGAAAACTGGTAATCAAAGAGCAAATTTGAAGGTGGGGAAGAGTACTAGGCCTCGAAAGTCTGAGATACTTAGCTCTGAAAGTAAAAACAGCTCAGCCCGAAAGCTTACATTTAGGAGAGGAAGGGTGCTTGACATTAAGCCTGAGATCAATACTACAAGGAGACTCAAATTCAGGCGAGTAAGATTGGCAGGGGAGACCCAAAATGGTAAAGGTGGTGTAATAGGGGGAAGCGCCGGGAGGAAAGAAGTCGGTGACAGCCAGTCAATTGGTGATGTATTCCAAAGGTTAAGCCCCTGGTGGAAAGTAGTTGATCACAGTCACTCAAATGGTGCTTTTATCAAAAGGCGAAGCCTTGGGAGGATTGAAGTTGATGGCAGCCAGTCAAATGGTGGTAAATTCAAAAGCGAGAAAGTTGTTCCGAGAAGCTTCAAACGAGATGTGGAAGGTTCACAAAGGAAGAGCTTGAGGAGGAAAGCGGCTGGTGATAGTGGGTTGAATGGTAGTACTAAAACGAGTCCTGAGAAAGTTGTGTTGAGACACCAAGGTGTGACAGGAAGGAAGGATGTGCAGAAGTTGTTGAATAATGTGATTGAAGAGACTGCCAGTAGGCTTGTTGAGTCCAGGAAGAGTAAAGTCAAGGCCTTGGTTGGTGCTTTCGAGACTGTGATTTCGCTTCAGGATACCAAATCCATGGCATCGGAAACAGACACAGAAGATGCAGTCTGATATACCAAAAACATATAGTTATGATTTCTGTACATATCCGAAAAAACACGAATGCAGTAGTTTTGGAGGTTGCGTGGGATTGAAGTTCTGCGAGCTTGTGAAGTTGCGGGGGCATAAGTGAAGAGAAAACTGAATCAAGGTGAGAAGGCTCTCGGAGA includes the following:
- the LOC126598703 gene encoding uncharacterized protein LOC126598703, which codes for MEVENIGIPVILQVLDLRGDKGKNNSIPQEPESSGGDVDSNIRRDSIPEIPPEMDLKGGDVKGNSVLGVPQDIEPNGSDSRSSSIGNVDPPHIKRSSIPVIPQEMDPKDGDVEGNSVVGIPQDREPNGGDIRRSAIGNVDSPSTERNSNPVVPQDMDLSDDDRNFIATVAREIEPDGSAIKLNSILEIPQKKEPEGGNIRSKSILENPQEMESNAGDIRRSSIEKVDPPADIKRTSIPVIPREMEPNGGDVRRNSIRVIPQELEPNGGGIGRNSMPAVPQKMEPNAGDTSRNSVLWIPHEMEPKGGRRIQSRYLRVPIGSCHDYCKYGVRNASEENATAAMRKSAKERKQISTTNQKPSPDSDTQRLDNSLVTEKKVLSLRKKEIVSAEKVPSSSKDIDVSVEDSSSLKVKRVKSELSSLPEPALSLRNSKAISTTGPRSVLHSQTLKLNNSVVTEKKGSSSTKKETASSKKVSSPKEIAISMEELIDSKMKAEQLDQSSLPGSDPSLSNSEVTSTTNPKPSPDSESQNFIATQKRVSPPYKDIDVSAEDSTDSKVISTVSPNPSPDSKSRKLNHSGVMEKRALSSKRKENVSSKTVLTPIKEIEVSMEGSIGSKVKREQVESSSCTGQGSSNQGKSGTRKGKEIPEGLSSSVNRKNRSKPPRTPVLVEKKMLEPETVSLTYKHPVKRVCDENAGSFKNLKGLSHMKDQNGPRKVEPEGPCNKDVPEKILYVMESNTENSTIEPTPNGADAPKLSSSSHQSSEVKSSRQARKGVGTTRAPTSSMKKNLKRTANGGYGRSPTVPSPKNKGLRRSTRRPLSSSSSLSSSSLSSSSVSASPAKSTHKKENGSTSQRKAMKTGNQRANLKVGKSTRPRKSEILSSESKNSSARKLTFRRGRVLDIKPEINTTRRLKFRRVRLAGETQNGKGGVIGGSAGRKEVGDSQSIGDVFQRLSPWWKVVDHSHSNGAFIKRRSLGRIEVDGSQSNGGKFKSEKVVPRSFKRDVEGSQRKSLRRKAAGDSGLNGSTKTSPEKVVLRHQGVTGRKDVQKLLNNVIEETASRLVESRKSKVKALVGAFETVISLQDTKSMASETDTEDAV